Proteins from a genomic interval of Pseudomonas silesiensis:
- a CDS encoding 2-hydroxyacid dehydrogenase, whose amino-acid sequence MPATVLVLVETINDYLPILEHQGFHLILAPTPAERAAAITRHGGQIDAVLTRGPLGLYADEIAALPNLKIICVIGAGYEQVDLQAAADRGLTVTNGAGVNASSVADHAMAMLLALVRDIPRCDAAVRRGEWPKIMRPSLAGKRLGILGLGAVGMAIAKRAAHGFDMTVSYHNRQHRSDVPYSFCSTPTELARASDFLIVATPGGLGTKHLINKQVLDALGPKGFVVNIARASVVVTADLISALEQRRIAGAALDVFDAEPRVPDAFKALANVILTPHVAGLSPEATQGTVELVGRNLVAFFSGNPVLTPIDLPATRTKAAL is encoded by the coding sequence ATGCCCGCAACCGTTCTGGTACTGGTTGAAACCATCAATGATTACCTGCCGATTCTCGAGCATCAAGGCTTCCACCTGATTCTGGCCCCGACGCCCGCCGAACGTGCTGCAGCCATCACCCGGCACGGCGGCCAGATCGATGCGGTGCTGACTCGCGGTCCTTTGGGGCTGTATGCCGATGAAATCGCCGCCCTGCCCAATCTCAAGATTATCTGCGTGATCGGCGCAGGCTACGAACAGGTCGACCTTCAAGCCGCCGCCGACCGGGGCCTCACGGTCACCAACGGCGCCGGGGTCAACGCGTCATCGGTGGCCGACCACGCCATGGCCATGCTCCTGGCACTGGTGCGCGACATTCCCCGCTGCGACGCCGCCGTGCGCCGCGGCGAATGGCCAAAAATCATGCGCCCTTCCCTGGCGGGCAAACGCCTGGGCATCCTTGGCCTCGGCGCAGTCGGCATGGCCATTGCGAAACGCGCGGCACACGGCTTCGACATGACGGTGAGCTACCACAACCGCCAGCATCGCAGCGACGTGCCCTACAGTTTCTGCTCGACGCCCACCGAGCTGGCGCGTGCGTCGGACTTTCTGATCGTCGCCACCCCCGGCGGCCTGGGCACCAAACACCTGATCAACAAACAAGTGCTCGATGCCTTGGGCCCCAAAGGCTTTGTCGTCAACATCGCCCGGGCCAGCGTCGTCGTCACCGCGGATCTGATCAGCGCGTTGGAACAGCGTCGAATTGCCGGTGCCGCACTGGATGTCTTCGATGCCGAACCCCGTGTGCCGGATGCATTCAAGGCACTGGCCAATGTGATCCTGACGCCGCACGTCGCCGGTTTGTCGCCTGAGGCAACCCAGGGAACCGTGGAGCTGGTGGGTCGCAATCTGGTGGCGTTCTTTTCCGGAAACCCGGTGCTCACCCCTATCGATCTGCCAGCTACCCGGACCAAGGCAGCGCTTTAG
- a CDS encoding phosphotransferase family protein, which produces MALTDQSTRIRSGEELDASLIDPYLKAHIPGLSGQPAISQFPGGASNLTYLLEYPEQEFVLRRPPFGHKAKSAHDMGREFRILNQLRDGFPYCPKAYVHCTDESVIGAEFYVMERVKGIILRAELPPELGLDSAKTETLCKSFIDKFVELHQVDYNAYGLGDLGKPEGYVARQIKGWGERYEKALTPDAPQWQAVKAWLNDKMPADHPTSSIVHNDYRFDNVILDPNNPMQIIGVLDWELTTLGDPLMDLGNTLAYWIEADDPAPVQLMRRQPSHAPGMLTRREFVDYYAQRSGIKIDNFDFYYTYGLFRLAGIVQQIYYRFFHGQTQDKRFAQFIHMNKLLEQMSLQVIHKSSL; this is translated from the coding sequence ATGGCGCTTACTGACCAGTCCACCCGTATCCGCTCCGGCGAAGAACTCGATGCCAGCCTGATCGATCCGTACCTCAAGGCTCATATTCCTGGCCTCAGTGGCCAGCCTGCCATCAGCCAGTTTCCCGGCGGTGCGTCCAACCTCACCTACTTGCTGGAATACCCCGAACAGGAATTCGTCCTGCGTCGACCGCCATTCGGCCACAAGGCCAAGTCTGCCCACGACATGGGCCGTGAGTTCCGGATCCTCAATCAGCTCCGGGACGGTTTTCCGTACTGTCCTAAAGCCTACGTGCACTGCACCGATGAATCGGTGATCGGCGCCGAGTTCTATGTGATGGAACGGGTCAAGGGCATCATCCTGCGCGCTGAACTGCCACCGGAGCTGGGACTGGATTCGGCAAAGACCGAAACCCTGTGCAAGAGCTTCATCGACAAATTCGTCGAACTGCATCAGGTCGATTACAACGCCTATGGCCTTGGCGACCTCGGCAAACCTGAAGGTTACGTCGCGCGGCAGATCAAAGGCTGGGGCGAACGCTACGAAAAAGCCCTGACCCCGGACGCACCGCAGTGGCAAGCGGTCAAGGCCTGGCTAAACGACAAAATGCCGGCCGATCACCCTACGTCGAGCATCGTGCACAACGACTACCGCTTCGATAACGTGATCCTCGACCCGAACAATCCGATGCAGATCATCGGCGTGCTCGACTGGGAATTGACCACACTTGGCGACCCGTTGATGGACCTGGGCAACACTCTCGCCTACTGGATCGAAGCCGACGACCCGGCGCCGGTGCAGTTGATGCGTCGCCAACCGAGCCACGCCCCAGGCATGCTGACCCGCCGCGAATTCGTCGATTACTACGCTCAACGTTCAGGCATCAAAATCGACAATTTCGATTTCTACTATACCTACGGCCTGTTCCGCCTGGCCGGTATCGTGCAGCAGATCTACTACCGCTTCTTCCATGGTCAGACCCAGGACAAACGCTTCGCACAGTTCATTCACATGAACAAACTGCTGGAGCAGATGAGTCTGCAGGTCATTCACAAATCCAGCCTCTGA
- a CDS encoding SDR family oxidoreductase — protein sequence MSKTQLFDLDGKIAFVSGASRGIGEAIAKLLAQQGAHVIVSSRKLEGCQHVADAIIAAGGKATAIACHIGEMEQISQVFAGIKEQFGRLDILVNNAATNPQFCNVLDTDLGAFQKTVDVNIRGYFFMSVEAGKLMRENGGGSIINVASINGVSPGIFQGIYSVTKAAVINMTKVFAKECAQFGIRCNALLPGLTDTKFASALVKNETILNTALQQIPLKRVADPSEMAGAVLYLASDASSYTTGVSLNVDGGFLS from the coding sequence ATGTCCAAGACCCAATTGTTCGACCTCGACGGCAAGATCGCTTTCGTTTCCGGTGCCAGCCGCGGCATTGGTGAAGCCATCGCGAAGTTGCTGGCCCAGCAAGGCGCCCACGTCATCGTCTCGAGCCGCAAGCTCGAGGGCTGCCAGCACGTGGCCGACGCCATCATCGCTGCCGGCGGCAAAGCCACCGCGATCGCTTGCCATATCGGCGAAATGGAACAGATCAGCCAGGTCTTCGCCGGCATCAAGGAACAGTTCGGGCGCCTGGACATCCTGGTCAACAACGCCGCCACCAACCCGCAATTCTGCAACGTACTGGACACTGACCTCGGCGCCTTTCAGAAAACCGTGGACGTCAACATCCGCGGCTACTTCTTCATGTCGGTGGAAGCCGGCAAGCTAATGCGCGAGAACGGCGGCGGCAGCATCATCAACGTGGCTTCAATCAACGGCGTATCGCCGGGGATCTTCCAGGGCATCTACTCGGTGACCAAGGCCGCAGTGATCAACATGACCAAGGTATTCGCCAAGGAGTGCGCGCAGTTCGGCATCCGCTGCAATGCCCTGCTGCCAGGTCTGACGGATACCAAGTTCGCTTCGGCGCTGGTGAAGAACGAGACGATCCTGAACACCGCGTTGCAGCAGATTCCGCTCAAGCGTGTGGCGGATCCGAGCGAGATGGCCGGGGCCGTGCTTTACCTGGCCAGCGATGCGTCGAGTTACACCACGGGTGTGTCGTTGAATGTGGATGGCGGTTTCCTGTCCTGA
- a CDS encoding DUF1652 domain-containing protein: protein MIYLSQLRAELEHSFSPLACECTMSGDSSLTVKLYHPVSGQVDLVVSGLTVAALRTPEAVVALIEELRYELESNGLHRSDPVV, encoded by the coding sequence ATGATTTATCTGTCGCAATTGCGCGCGGAACTGGAGCACAGTTTTTCGCCATTGGCCTGCGAATGCACTATGTCAGGTGACAGTTCGCTGACCGTGAAGCTTTATCACCCGGTGTCGGGGCAGGTGGACCTGGTGGTCAGCGGATTGACCGTAGCGGCGCTGCGCACGCCCGAGGCGGTTGTCGCCCTGATCGAAGAATTACGCTATGAACTGGAAAGCAACGGTCTGCATCGGTCTGATCCGGTGGTATAG
- a CDS encoding helix-turn-helix transcriptional regulator: MSQDVLTTETNRRQLQQIIAGLSDGVILLELDQTILWANEAALAMHGVSRMGDLGRDARDYARRFTLRYRNNHPVPADHYPISRVARGETFSDVLVEVIPTGDEERSWVHNVRSMVLTDNAGEPESLVLIMDDVTEWASAEQRFEKTFNANPAPAVICRLSDLRYIKVNPGFLEMTGYARDQVIGTTTYELDVLDGAENKDLAKQRLREGATIPQMSAQLQLSDGGCRQVIVAGQPLELNDEACMLFSFVDMEPRHKAEIALRQSEERFAKAFRLSPVPILVCGAHDQVVMDVNKAFLDTFAYPGEEVFGRTIAQIDFIHDKGARTRLFATLEKTASLDRIDVRVRRKDGELIDCAVSADTVAIQDGLCYLLVLMDVTERKRTELELISAIEEVMKDASWFSRTLIEKLANVKKVSSPTLPRVSFTDLTARERDVLGLICEGLADKEIAVRLKLATNTVRNHVSTVYSKLDVHSRSEAIVWARERGLFSGEWRPKGHR; this comes from the coding sequence ATGAGCCAGGACGTCCTGACCACCGAAACCAATCGCCGGCAGTTGCAGCAGATCATCGCGGGGCTGTCCGACGGGGTGATTCTGCTGGAACTCGACCAGACCATTCTCTGGGCCAACGAGGCCGCGCTGGCCATGCACGGTGTCAGCCGGATGGGTGACCTGGGCCGCGATGCCAGGGATTACGCCAGGCGTTTCACCTTGCGCTATCGCAATAATCATCCGGTCCCGGCCGACCATTACCCGATCAGCCGAGTGGCTCGCGGCGAGACCTTCAGTGACGTCCTGGTCGAGGTGATACCGACTGGCGACGAAGAGCGCTCCTGGGTGCACAACGTGCGCAGCATGGTCCTGACCGACAATGCTGGCGAACCGGAGTCGTTGGTGTTGATCATGGACGATGTCACCGAGTGGGCCAGTGCCGAGCAGCGTTTCGAAAAGACCTTCAACGCCAATCCGGCTCCCGCGGTGATCTGCCGTCTCAGCGATTTGCGCTACATCAAAGTCAACCCCGGCTTCCTCGAGATGACCGGCTATGCCCGTGATCAGGTTATCGGCACCACGACCTATGAACTGGACGTGCTGGATGGGGCCGAAAACAAGGACCTGGCCAAACAGCGGTTGCGCGAAGGAGCGACCATTCCGCAAATGTCGGCGCAGCTGCAATTATCCGACGGTGGTTGCAGACAGGTCATCGTTGCCGGCCAACCCCTTGAACTCAACGACGAAGCCTGCATGCTGTTTTCATTTGTCGACATGGAGCCGCGGCACAAGGCCGAAATCGCTCTGCGCCAGAGTGAGGAGCGTTTTGCCAAGGCGTTTCGCCTGAGCCCGGTACCGATCCTGGTGTGTGGCGCCCATGATCAGGTGGTGATGGACGTCAATAAAGCCTTTCTCGATACCTTTGCGTACCCCGGTGAAGAGGTCTTCGGCAGGACCATCGCGCAGATCGATTTCATCCATGACAAGGGCGCACGCACCCGGCTGTTTGCAACACTGGAAAAAACCGCAAGCCTGGATCGCATTGATGTTCGCGTCCGTCGAAAAGACGGCGAATTGATCGATTGCGCGGTGTCGGCCGATACCGTGGCCATTCAGGATGGCCTTTGCTACCTGCTGGTATTGATGGACGTCACAGAACGTAAACGCACGGAGCTTGAACTGATATCGGCCATCGAAGAGGTGATGAAAGATGCCTCCTGGTTCAGCCGTACGCTGATCGAGAAGCTCGCCAACGTGAAGAAGGTCAGTTCGCCGACATTGCCCCGCGTCTCCTTCACCGACCTGACTGCCCGGGAACGCGATGTGCTCGGCCTGATCTGTGAAGGGCTGGCCGACAAGGAAATCGCGGTGAGGCTGAAGCTGGCGACCAACACGGTGCGCAATCATGTGTCGACGGTATATTCCAAGCTGGATGTGCACAGTCGCAGCGAGGCGATTGTCTGGGCCCGCGAGCGCGGGTTGTTCTCTGGCGAGTGGCGGCCCAAAGGGCATCGTTAA
- a CDS encoding Zn-dependent hydrolase, whose protein sequence is MNAAIDVLQSTHQHINRDRLWQSLMELAQLGATVKGGVCRLALTDLDRQARDIFVRWCEEAGCTVSIDAVGNIFARRPGRNPDLPPVMTGSHIDTQPTGGKFDGCFGVLAGVEVLRTLNDLGVETEAPLEVVVWTNEEGSRFAPCMMGSGVFAEKFTLEETLAKVDAEGVTVGEALNAIGYAGPRKVSGHAVGAYFEAHIEQGPILEDEHKTIGVVMGALGQKWFDLKLRGVEAHAGPTPMHLRKDALVGASIIVGAVNRAALGHQPHACGTVGCLQAYPGSRNVIPGEVRMTLDFRHLEPARLDSMIAEVREVIETTCQTHGLTYELTPTADFPPLYFDQGCVEAVRGAAQGLGLSHMDIVSGAGHDAIFLAELGPAGMIFVPCEGGISHNEIENAAPDDLAAGCAVLLRAMLAASAAIASGKLAA, encoded by the coding sequence ATGAACGCTGCCATCGACGTTCTGCAATCCACCCATCAGCACATCAACCGCGACCGCCTGTGGCAGTCGCTCATGGAACTGGCCCAACTCGGCGCCACGGTCAAGGGCGGCGTCTGTCGCCTGGCCCTGACCGACCTCGACCGCCAGGCCCGGGATATTTTCGTGCGGTGGTGCGAGGAGGCCGGGTGCACCGTCAGCATCGACGCCGTGGGCAACATCTTCGCCCGCCGCCCCGGGCGCAATCCGGACTTGCCACCGGTCATGACCGGCAGCCATATCGACACCCAACCCACCGGCGGCAAGTTCGATGGCTGCTTCGGTGTGCTGGCGGGCGTCGAAGTCCTGCGCACCCTCAACGACCTGGGGGTGGAAACCGAAGCACCGCTGGAAGTGGTGGTCTGGACCAACGAAGAAGGCTCGCGCTTCGCCCCCTGCATGATGGGCTCCGGTGTGTTCGCGGAAAAATTCACCCTGGAAGAAACCCTGGCCAAGGTCGATGCCGAAGGTGTCACAGTCGGCGAAGCGCTGAATGCCATCGGCTACGCCGGCCCGCGCAAGGTCAGCGGTCACGCGGTCGGTGCCTACTTCGAAGCGCACATCGAGCAAGGCCCGATCCTTGAAGACGAACACAAGACCATTGGCGTCGTCATGGGCGCCCTCGGGCAAAAATGGTTCGACCTGAAACTGCGCGGCGTCGAAGCCCACGCCGGCCCGACCCCGATGCACTTGCGCAAGGACGCCCTGGTCGGCGCCTCGATTATCGTCGGCGCCGTCAACCGCGCCGCCCTCGGCCACCAACCCCATGCCTGCGGCACCGTCGGTTGCCTGCAAGCCTACCCCGGCTCACGCAACGTCATCCCCGGTGAAGTTCGCATGACCCTGGACTTCCGTCATCTGGAACCGGCACGCCTGGATTCAATGATTGCCGAGGTCCGTGAGGTGATCGAAACCACCTGCCAGACCCACGGCCTGACTTATGAGCTGACGCCCACTGCCGATTTCCCACCCTTGTATTTCGATCAGGGTTGCGTGGAAGCGGTACGCGGTGCCGCCCAAGGGCTGGGCCTGTCGCACATGGACATCGTCAGCGGGGCAGGGCACGACGCAATCTTCCTCGCCGAACTCGGCCCGGCCGGGATGATCTTCGTGCCTTGCGAAGGCGGCATCAGCCACAACGAAATCGAGAACGCCGCGCCGGATGACCTGGCGGCCGGTTGTGCGGTGCTGTTGCGCGCGATGCTGGCGGCGTCCGCCGCCATCGCATCTGGAAAACTGGCGGCCTGA
- a CDS encoding NCS1 family nucleobase:cation symporter-1, whose protein sequence is MQQIRSQVTERDGLFELEAGSDVLDSPRYNHDMAPTKVRERTWNKWHITALWVGMAICVPTYTLGGVLTAYFGLSVGEALLAILFANIIVLVPLTLNAFPGTKYGIPFPVLLRSSFGILGSNIPCLIRALVACGWFGIQTMFGGLAIHLFLGSVFEGWKSLGGTGEVIGFMVFWVLNLWVVIRGAESIKWLETLSAPLLVLVGVGLLVWAMPNVSMTELLAIPPKRPEGASVVSYFAAGLTAMVGFWATLSLNIPDFSRYAKSQKDQIVGQIIGLPLTMFLFASLGVVMTAASVKLVGVTVSDPVTLIGHIQSPVWVALAMALIIIATLSTNTAANIVSPTNDFQNIAPKVINRTKAVMLTGLVGLVLMGHELLKKLGLIVSDLSLETVYSNWLLGYSSLLGPIAGIMVVDYFLIKKQQLDLAGLYRDDVYPAWNWFGFIAFGVPVVLTLLSLGSDAFSWFYSYGWFTGSALGGLIYYGLSAMRPSPTAVKSAV, encoded by the coding sequence ATGCAACAGATCAGATCGCAAGTGACCGAGCGCGACGGCTTGTTCGAGCTCGAAGCCGGCAGCGACGTTCTCGACAGTCCCCGTTACAACCACGACATGGCACCGACCAAGGTGCGCGAGCGAACCTGGAACAAATGGCACATCACCGCCTTGTGGGTCGGCATGGCGATCTGCGTGCCGACCTATACCCTGGGGGGCGTACTCACCGCCTACTTCGGCCTGAGCGTGGGCGAGGCGTTGCTGGCGATCCTGTTTGCCAACATCATCGTCCTGGTCCCGCTGACGCTTAACGCGTTCCCCGGTACTAAATACGGTATTCCGTTTCCGGTGCTGCTGCGTTCGTCCTTCGGCATCCTCGGCTCTAACATCCCGTGCCTGATCCGCGCGTTGGTGGCCTGCGGCTGGTTCGGTATCCAGACAATGTTCGGCGGATTGGCGATCCATCTGTTCCTGGGATCGGTGTTCGAGGGCTGGAAGTCACTGGGCGGTACCGGTGAAGTCATCGGCTTCATGGTGTTCTGGGTGCTGAACCTGTGGGTGGTGATTCGTGGGGCCGAATCGATAAAGTGGCTGGAAACCCTGTCGGCACCGCTGCTGGTGCTGGTCGGTGTGGGGCTGCTGGTGTGGGCGATGCCGAATGTGTCGATGACCGAGTTGCTGGCGATCCCGCCCAAGCGTCCGGAAGGGGCGAGCGTGGTCAGTTACTTCGCCGCCGGGCTGACCGCGATGGTCGGGTTCTGGGCCACCTTGTCGTTGAACATCCCGGACTTCAGCCGCTATGCGAAAAGCCAGAAGGACCAGATTGTCGGGCAGATCATCGGCTTGCCCCTGACCATGTTCCTGTTCGCCTCCCTCGGTGTGGTAATGACGGCCGCGTCCGTGAAACTGGTGGGCGTCACCGTCTCCGATCCGGTCACCCTGATCGGTCATATCCAGAGCCCGGTGTGGGTTGCACTGGCCATGGCGCTGATCATCATCGCCACGCTGTCGACCAACACCGCAGCCAACATCGTTTCGCCGACCAACGACTTTCAGAACATCGCGCCCAAGGTCATCAACCGGACCAAGGCGGTGATGCTCACCGGACTGGTCGGGCTGGTGCTGATGGGGCATGAACTGCTGAAAAAGCTTGGGCTGATCGTTTCCGATCTGAGCCTGGAAACGGTCTATTCCAACTGGTTGCTGGGTTACTCCAGTTTGCTGGGCCCGATCGCCGGGATCATGGTGGTGGACTATTTCCTGATCAAGAAGCAGCAACTGGACCTGGCCGGGCTGTATCGGGATGACGTTTACCCGGCCTGGAACTGGTTCGGGTTTATCGCCTTCGGGGTGCCGGTGGTGTTGACGTTGTTGTCGCTTGGCAGTGATGCGTTCAGCTGGTTCTACAGCTATGGCTGGTTTACCGGATCGGCACTCGGCGGGTTGATTTATTACGGGTTGAGTGCGATGCGGCCGAGTCCCACTGCGGTGAAATCTGCGGTGTGA
- the hydA gene encoding dihydropyrimidinase, with translation MSLLIRGATLVTHDESYRADVYCADGVIKAIGDNLDVPADAEVLDGSGQYLMPGGIDPHTHMQLPFMGTVASEDFFSGTAAGLAGGTTSIIDFVIPNPQQSLMEAFHQWRGWAEKSASDYGFHVAITWWSEQVREEMAELVSQHGVNSFKHFMAYKNAIMAADDTLVASFERCLELGAVPTVHAENGELVYHLQRKLMAQGMTGPEAHPLSRPSQVEGEAASRAIRIAETLGTPLYLVHVSTKEALDEITYARSKGQQVYGEVLAGHLLLDDSVYQHPDWQTAAGYVMSPPFRPRGHQEALWHGLQSGNLHTTATDHCCFCAEQKAAGRDDFSKIPNGTAGIEDRMAVLWDEGVNSGRLSMQHFVALTSTNTAKIFNLYPRKGAIRVGADADLVLWDPQGTRTISAKTHHQQVDFNIFEGKTVRGVPSHTISQGRVVWADGDLRAERGAGRYVERPAYPAVFDLLSKRAELNRPVAVKR, from the coding sequence ATGTCTCTGTTGATCCGTGGCGCCACCCTTGTTACCCATGATGAAAGTTATCGTGCCGACGTCTATTGCGCCGACGGCGTGATCAAAGCCATCGGTGACAACCTTGATGTACCGGCGGACGCCGAAGTGCTCGACGGCAGCGGCCAATACCTGATGCCCGGCGGCATCGACCCGCATACGCACATGCAACTGCCCTTCATGGGCACCGTGGCCAGCGAGGATTTTTTCAGCGGCACCGCGGCGGGACTTGCCGGAGGCACCACGTCGATCATCGACTTCGTGATTCCCAATCCGCAGCAGTCGCTGATGGAAGCGTTTCATCAGTGGCGCGGCTGGGCCGAGAAGTCGGCATCGGATTACGGCTTCCATGTCGCCATCACCTGGTGGAGCGAGCAGGTTCGCGAAGAAATGGCCGAACTGGTCAGCCAGCATGGCGTCAACAGCTTCAAGCATTTCATGGCCTACAAGAACGCGATCATGGCCGCCGACGACACCCTGGTGGCGAGTTTCGAACGCTGCCTGGAGCTGGGCGCGGTGCCGACCGTGCACGCGGAAAACGGTGAACTGGTCTATCACCTGCAACGCAAGTTGATGGCGCAGGGCATGACCGGCCCTGAGGCGCATCCGCTGTCGAGGCCTTCGCAGGTTGAAGGCGAAGCGGCGAGCCGCGCGATCCGTATCGCCGAAACCCTGGGCACACCCTTGTACCTGGTGCACGTCTCGACCAAGGAAGCCCTCGACGAAATCACCTACGCGCGCAGCAAGGGGCAGCAAGTCTACGGCGAGGTGCTGGCCGGGCATCTGCTGCTGGACGACAGCGTTTACCAACACCCGGACTGGCAGACCGCTGCCGGTTACGTGATGAGCCCGCCCTTCCGTCCTCGCGGCCATCAGGAAGCGCTGTGGCACGGTTTGCAATCGGGCAACCTGCACACCACCGCCACGGATCACTGCTGCTTCTGCGCCGAGCAAAAAGCCGCCGGCCGTGATGACTTCAGCAAGATCCCCAACGGCACCGCCGGGATCGAAGATCGCATGGCGGTGCTCTGGGACGAAGGGGTGAACAGCGGGCGTTTGTCGATGCAGCATTTCGTTGCACTGACCTCCACCAACACCGCGAAGATCTTCAACCTCTATCCGCGCAAGGGTGCGATTCGCGTCGGTGCCGATGCCGATCTGGTGCTGTGGGATCCCCAGGGTACGCGCACGATTTCGGCGAAGACGCATCACCAGCAGGTCGACTTCAACATCTTCGAAGGCAAGACCGTACGCGGCGTGCCGAGTCACACCATCAGCCAAGGGCGAGTGGTCTGGGCCGATGGCGACTTGCGGGCCGAGCGTGGTGCAGGACGGTATGTCGAGCGGCCGGCGTATCCGGCGGTGTTTGATTTGCTGAGCAAGCGGGCTGAGTTGAATCGGCCGGTTGCAGTGAAACGCTGA
- a CDS encoding NAD(P)-dependent oxidoreductase yields the protein MIKTLNHLPHPHENAAALASHFTDLAPPLNDRQAHLEASRCLYCYDAPCVNACPSDIDIPSFIRNIHQENVQGAAQKILSANILGGSCARVCPTEILCQQACVRNNAEECAPVLIGLLQRYAVDNAHFSAHPFQRAAATGKRIAVVGAGPAGLSCAHRSAMHGHDVVIFEAREKAGGLNEYGIAKYKLVDDYAQKELEFLLQIGGIDIRYGQKLGENLTLSDLHQQFDAVFLGLGLAASKQLGLPHEDAPGLLAATDYIRELRQADDLSLLPLADRCIVLGAGNTAIDMAVQMARLGARDVNLVYRRGVEDMGATGHEQDIAKANQVRLLTWAQPEQVLLDDLGQVRGMRFARTHLVEGRLQTTGETFELAADAIFKAIGQAFDASALADPLARELKRQGERILVDEQLRTSIPGVYAGGDCTSLDQDLTVQAVQHGKLAAEAINAQLMLNVEAA from the coding sequence GTGATCAAGACCCTGAACCACCTCCCGCATCCCCATGAGAATGCGGCCGCCCTCGCCAGCCATTTCACCGACCTGGCCCCGCCACTCAACGACCGCCAGGCCCATCTGGAAGCCTCGCGTTGTCTGTATTGCTACGACGCGCCCTGCGTGAATGCCTGTCCGAGCGACATCGACATTCCCTCGTTCATCCGCAACATCCACCAGGAAAACGTGCAGGGTGCCGCGCAGAAAATCCTCTCGGCCAATATCCTCGGCGGCAGTTGCGCGCGGGTGTGCCCGACGGAAATCCTCTGCCAGCAAGCCTGTGTGCGCAACAACGCCGAGGAATGCGCCCCGGTGCTGATCGGCCTGTTGCAACGGTACGCGGTGGACAACGCGCACTTCAGCGCACACCCGTTCCAGCGCGCCGCGGCTACGGGCAAGCGCATCGCTGTGGTCGGTGCCGGCCCCGCCGGCTTGTCCTGCGCTCACCGCAGCGCCATGCACGGGCATGACGTGGTGATATTCGAGGCCCGGGAAAAGGCTGGCGGCCTCAATGAATACGGGATCGCCAAGTACAAACTGGTGGACGATTACGCGCAGAAGGAGCTCGAATTCCTACTGCAGATCGGTGGCATCGACATCCGCTACGGGCAAAAACTGGGAGAGAACCTGACCTTGAGCGACCTGCACCAACAATTCGATGCGGTGTTCCTCGGGCTCGGGTTGGCGGCCAGCAAGCAACTGGGGTTGCCTCACGAAGACGCACCCGGTCTGCTCGCCGCCACCGACTACATCCGCGAATTGCGCCAGGCCGATGACCTGAGCCTGCTGCCCCTGGCGGATCGCTGCATCGTCCTCGGTGCCGGCAACACCGCCATCGACATGGCCGTGCAAATGGCCCGTCTCGGTGCGCGCGACGTCAACCTGGTGTATCGCCGCGGTGTCGAGGACATGGGTGCCACCGGCCACGAACAGGACATCGCCAAGGCCAATCAGGTGCGCTTGTTGACGTGGGCACAACCGGAACAAGTCTTGCTCGACGACCTGGGCCAGGTGCGCGGCATGCGCTTCGCCCGCACCCACCTGGTAGAAGGTCGCCTGCAAACCACCGGGGAAACCTTCGAACTGGCCGCCGACGCCATTTTCAAAGCCATCGGCCAGGCCTTCGACGCCAGCGCCCTCGCCGATCCGCTGGCCCGTGAACTCAAGCGCCAGGGCGAGCGAATCCTGGTGGACGAACAGCTGCGCACCAGCATCCCCGGGGTGTATGCCGGCGGCGATTGCACCAGCCTCGATCAGGACCTCACCGTACAGGCCGTTCAGCACGGCAAACTGGCCGCCGAAGCCATCAACGCCCAACTCATGCTCAACGTGGAGGCTGCGTAA